From Pseudomonas vanderleydeniana, the proteins below share one genomic window:
- the sctR gene encoding type III secretion system export apparatus subunit SctR: MNLQDVDPLTLALFLGALSLVPLLMMICTAFLKISMVLLITRNAIGVQQAPPNMALYGIALAATMFIMAPVFNDMSQRFKQLPPHMQDFTAMESAGTQVLEPLRRFMLRNVNPDIQAHLLENTQRMWPAAMAAKASKDDLLLIVPAFVLSELQAGFQIGFLIYVPFIVIDLIVSNILLALGMQMVAPMTISLPLKILLFVLVDGWTRLLDGLFYSYL; the protein is encoded by the coding sequence GTGAACCTGCAGGACGTCGATCCACTGACGCTGGCCCTGTTTCTCGGCGCCCTGTCGCTGGTGCCGCTGCTGATGATGATCTGCACCGCGTTCCTGAAGATCTCCATGGTGCTGCTGATCACCCGCAACGCCATCGGCGTGCAGCAGGCACCCCCGAACATGGCGCTGTATGGCATCGCCCTGGCGGCGACGATGTTCATCATGGCGCCGGTGTTCAACGACATGAGCCAGCGCTTCAAGCAGCTACCACCGCACATGCAGGACTTCACCGCCATGGAAAGTGCCGGTACCCAGGTGCTGGAGCCACTGCGCCGGTTCATGCTGCGTAACGTCAATCCGGACATCCAGGCCCACCTGCTGGAGAACACCCAGCGCATGTGGCCAGCGGCAATGGCGGCCAAGGCCAGCAAGGATGACCTGCTGCTGATCGTCCCGGCCTTCGTGCTCTCGGAGCTGCAGGCGGGGTTCCAGATCGGCTTCCTGATCTACGTGCCCTTCATCGTCATCGACCTGATCGTGTCCAACATCCTGCTGGCCCTGGGCATGCAGATGGTGGCCCCGATGACCATCTCCCTGCCGCTGAAAATCCTCCTGTTCGTCCTCGTCGACGGCTGGACGCGACTGCTCGACGGCCTGTTCTACAGCTACCTCTGA
- a CDS encoding type III secretion protein: MSHSDTDALAPANDPLLSDLAPTLDLLAPIRRHRLTMAEQAWQRQRSVLDALRTRLAQMTTELQQLRDNQRQARAQQHEQHANRRLPLHEMNQWLAGEQQALRQIERFEQNLRTLQEEYRQQQHWTDDSQRQLRRHQRDMEKLDYLRELSREAS, from the coding sequence ATGTCCCACTCTGATACCGATGCCCTGGCCCCGGCCAATGACCCGTTACTCAGCGACCTGGCGCCCACCCTGGATTTGCTGGCGCCGATCCGCCGCCACCGGCTGACCATGGCCGAACAGGCCTGGCAACGCCAGCGCTCGGTACTCGACGCCCTGCGCACGCGCCTGGCGCAGATGACCACCGAACTGCAGCAACTGCGCGACAACCAGCGCCAGGCGCGGGCACAACAGCACGAACAGCACGCCAACCGGCGCCTGCCATTGCACGAGATGAACCAGTGGCTGGCGGGCGAGCAGCAGGCGCTGCGCCAGATCGAACGTTTCGAACAGAACCTCAGGACGTTGCAGGAAGAATACCGCCAACAACAGCACTGGACCGATGACAGCCAGCGCCAACTGCGCCGGCACCAGCGCGACATGGAAAAGCTCGATTACCTGCGCGAGCTGTCCCGGGAGGCGTCATGA
- the sctW gene encoding type III secretion system gatekeeper subunit SctW produces MKINSYNDVVPLDLLPRPPIVPETSASVPDNPLIDSMEEVALKFSESVERHSKSLDERQISESSRGQRVERIEKLAELYRLLDYSDQPSLEQQARRMQMQLLQQPSLQSALSVAEQDPARADILLQQALRLSTSEGRDTEAQSTRGLIDELRQLHGDRIRAGFNTAGAIALFSQDPQHRTAMRQLYYSAIVGQQPLASLLEGLLERFSEEQFGRGLRTLQRALADDIAALSPSLPGGVLGSMLRGLGSCGQLNNLLKACQALLDRQRQHQPRSNMTSLAMSKRVLRFCGNGFFARDLTLLGEDTLGQAPHLQPWFFNGLYPLLQNLPLVLWKDLKTRQNGLRLLQNLMDQLARQERQAMGLGDNLRGLQ; encoded by the coding sequence ATGAAAATCAACAGCTACAACGACGTCGTACCCCTGGACCTGCTACCACGCCCGCCCATCGTCCCGGAGACGAGCGCGAGCGTGCCGGACAACCCGCTGATCGATTCCATGGAAGAAGTGGCGCTGAAGTTCAGCGAGAGCGTCGAGCGCCATAGCAAGAGCCTGGATGAGCGGCAGATCAGCGAGTCCTCGCGCGGGCAGCGCGTGGAGCGCATCGAAAAACTCGCCGAGCTCTACCGCCTGCTGGACTACAGCGACCAGCCGAGCCTGGAACAGCAGGCCCGGCGCATGCAGATGCAATTGTTGCAGCAGCCTTCGCTGCAGTCGGCGCTCAGCGTGGCCGAACAGGACCCGGCACGCGCCGACATCCTGCTGCAGCAGGCCCTGCGGCTGTCGACCAGCGAAGGTCGGGACACCGAGGCCCAGAGCACCCGTGGCCTGATCGACGAACTGCGCCAGTTGCACGGCGACCGGATCCGTGCCGGCTTCAACACGGCCGGCGCGATTGCCCTGTTCAGCCAGGACCCGCAACATCGCACCGCCATGCGTCAGCTGTACTACAGCGCCATCGTCGGCCAGCAACCCCTGGCCAGCCTGCTGGAAGGCCTGCTCGAACGCTTCAGCGAAGAGCAGTTCGGCCGCGGCCTGCGCACCTTGCAACGAGCCCTGGCCGACGACATCGCCGCCCTGTCCCCCTCCCTGCCTGGTGGCGTGTTGGGCTCGATGCTGCGCGGCCTCGGATCCTGCGGCCAGCTCAACAATCTGCTCAAGGCCTGCCAGGCCCTGCTCGACCGCCAGCGCCAGCACCAGCCACGCAGCAACATGACATCGCTGGCCATGAGCAAGCGGGTCCTGCGCTTTTGCGGCAACGGCTTTTTCGCCCGCGACCTGACCCTGCTCGGCGAAGACACCCTGGGCCAGGCGCCGCACCTGCAACCCTGGTTCTTCAACGGCCTGTACCCCTTGCTGCAGAACCTGCCGCTGGTGCTGTGGAAGGACCTCAAGACCCGGCAGAACGGCCTGCGCCTGCTGCAGAACCTGATGGACCAGCTGGCCCGCCAGGAACGCCAGGCCATGGGCCTGGGCGATAACCTGCGAGGCCTGCAATGA
- a CDS encoding type III secretion system HrpP C-terminal domain-containing protein, translating into MTPRHPLLKPASRPAEPPRLRQEPPSATWSVRQERTRDLRSEVRDESECFEQLLASPQGLGQGAVVDVSDDRGQQSSSQEQEHASASQPPDSQAATLWQALLDRLEEHLEERHEGPLEVQLELPNLGPVAVRVQSRGHNLDIALRFARDAAWQYCSTQRQASADWLARQLGRPVQVTLQREVH; encoded by the coding sequence ATGACCCCGCGCCATCCCCTGCTCAAACCCGCCAGCCGGCCGGCCGAACCGCCGCGGCTACGCCAGGAGCCGCCCAGCGCCACCTGGAGCGTACGCCAGGAGCGAACCCGGGACCTGCGCAGCGAAGTGCGCGACGAAAGCGAATGTTTCGAGCAGTTGCTGGCCTCGCCGCAAGGGCTTGGCCAAGGCGCCGTGGTCGACGTCAGCGATGATCGCGGCCAGCAGTCCTCGTCGCAGGAACAGGAGCACGCCAGTGCCTCGCAACCGCCCGACAGCCAGGCCGCGACGCTCTGGCAGGCACTGCTCGATCGCCTTGAGGAACATCTGGAAGAACGGCACGAGGGTCCGCTGGAAGTCCAGCTGGAACTGCCGAACCTGGGCCCGGTCGCCGTGCGCGTACAGTCTCGCGGCCATAACCTGGACATCGCCCTGCGCTTTGCCCGGGATGCGGCCTGGCAATACTGCTCGACCCAGCGCCAGGCCAGCGCCGACTGGCTTGCCCGGCAACTGGGGCGACCGGTGCAGGTCACGCTGCAACGCGAGGTCCACTGA
- a CDS encoding FHA domain-containing protein translates to MKPEMLYELRVLTGLHRGAALPLTGGEWSIGSANGADLALYDPGIKGRHCLLRLVDDNWSLARKDGPVTDSEGHKVDAIASLQPGTPFALNGVWLSVVSANTEWPEEEEQVQCADSEPVSLSAERDEPLPQVVREPRSLLGPLLLLGALLLFLGALVWGLSRQEPVPAVPLTPARTPLKDAAAVRQVLEGMLKERELQNRIEIVEEHGKMFLKGRFEEDDLLQLTERMLLRFEQQYRSPLQVLSALPQATEILPFSIVQVSNARLPNVLTSDGRRLFLGDEVAGVRLVDINEHKIVFEGDQRIELNW, encoded by the coding sequence ATGAAACCCGAAATGCTCTATGAACTGCGCGTGCTCACCGGCCTGCATCGTGGCGCGGCCCTGCCGCTGACTGGCGGCGAATGGAGCATCGGCTCCGCCAACGGCGCCGACCTGGCCCTGTACGACCCGGGCATCAAGGGCCGTCACTGCCTGCTGCGACTGGTCGATGACAACTGGTCGCTGGCACGCAAGGACGGCCCGGTCACCGACAGCGAGGGGCACAAGGTCGACGCCATCGCCAGCCTGCAACCAGGCACGCCGTTTGCCCTCAATGGCGTCTGGCTGTCGGTGGTCAGTGCCAACACCGAATGGCCCGAGGAAGAGGAACAGGTCCAGTGCGCCGATAGCGAGCCCGTGTCGCTGAGCGCCGAGCGCGACGAGCCGTTGCCCCAGGTCGTCAGGGAGCCCCGTTCCCTGCTCGGTCCGCTGTTGCTGCTCGGCGCCCTGCTGCTGTTTCTCGGCGCCCTGGTCTGGGGCCTGAGCCGCCAGGAACCGGTGCCGGCCGTGCCGCTCACTCCGGCGCGCACCCCGCTCAAGGATGCCGCCGCCGTACGCCAGGTGCTCGAGGGCATGCTCAAGGAACGCGAACTGCAGAACCGCATCGAGATCGTCGAGGAACACGGCAAGATGTTCCTCAAGGGGCGTTTCGAGGAAGACGACCTGCTGCAGTTGACCGAGCGCATGCTGCTGCGCTTCGAGCAACAGTATCGCAGCCCGCTGCAAGTGCTCAGCGCCCTGCCCCAGGCCACCGAAATACTGCCCTTCAGCATCGTCCAGGTCAGCAACGCGCGTCTGCCCAATGTGCTGACCAGCGACGGCCGTCGGCTGTTCCTCGGCGATGAGGTGGCCGGGGTGCGCCTGGTCGATATCAACGAACACAAGATCGTCTTCGAAGGCGACCAGCGCATCGAGTTGAACTGGTGA
- a CDS encoding FliI/YscN family ATPase, giving the protein MQAALENLARWSEQQQARLAQCAPVSIRGRITGVSGILLHSRMPRARIGDLCQIRRADGSEVMAEIVGFDRQHTLLAALGPLDGIAIGATVTPLFQPHGLLVSERLLGCVLDGFGRALGGEGPQAFAPAGALGALPVIRDAPAATDRPRIEAPLATGLRAIDGLLTLGEGQRVGVFAGAGCGKTTLLAELARNTPCQAIVFGLIGERGRELREFLDHELDAELRSRTVLVCATSDRSSMERARAAFTATAIAEGFRQQGCSTLLIIDSLTRFARAQREIGLASGEPADRGGLPPSVYSLLPRLVERAGRTHDGVITALYSVLIEQDSMNDPVADEVRSLLDGHIVLSRRLAERGHYPAVDILASLSRTMSNVVGTEQQHGATQLRRLMAAYQQVEMLLKLGEYQPGHDPLTDCAVESRARIEAFLQQSLRDPVSLDETLDHLLQVTAHVPL; this is encoded by the coding sequence ATGCAGGCAGCCCTCGAGAACCTCGCACGCTGGAGCGAGCAGCAGCAGGCACGCCTGGCCCAGTGCGCCCCGGTCAGCATTCGCGGACGCATCACCGGGGTCAGCGGCATTCTCCTGCACAGCCGCATGCCCCGTGCCCGCATCGGCGACCTGTGCCAGATCCGCCGTGCCGATGGCAGCGAGGTGATGGCCGAGATCGTCGGCTTCGACCGCCAGCACACCCTGCTCGCCGCCCTGGGCCCGCTGGATGGCATTGCCATCGGCGCAACGGTGACACCGTTGTTCCAGCCCCACGGGCTGCTGGTCAGCGAACGCCTGCTCGGCTGCGTGCTCGACGGTTTCGGCCGTGCGCTGGGTGGCGAGGGCCCGCAAGCCTTCGCCCCGGCTGGTGCCCTGGGCGCCCTGCCGGTGATTCGCGACGCACCGGCGGCCACCGATCGCCCGCGCATCGAGGCACCCCTGGCAACCGGACTGCGTGCCATCGACGGCCTGCTGACCCTCGGCGAAGGTCAGCGCGTGGGCGTGTTCGCCGGTGCCGGCTGCGGCAAGACCACCCTGCTCGCCGAACTGGCCCGCAACACCCCGTGCCAGGCGATCGTCTTCGGCCTGATCGGCGAGCGCGGGCGCGAGCTGCGCGAGTTCCTCGACCATGAACTGGACGCCGAACTGCGCAGCCGCACGGTGCTGGTCTGCGCCACCTCGGACCGCAGCAGCATGGAACGGGCGCGCGCCGCCTTCACCGCCACGGCCATCGCCGAGGGCTTTCGCCAGCAGGGCTGTTCGACGCTGCTGATCATCGACTCGCTGACCCGCTTCGCCCGGGCCCAGCGCGAGATCGGCCTGGCCAGCGGTGAGCCGGCCGACCGCGGTGGCCTGCCACCTTCGGTGTACAGCCTGCTGCCACGCCTGGTCGAGCGCGCCGGGCGGACCCACGACGGGGTGATTACCGCGCTCTACTCGGTGCTGATCGAGCAGGACTCGATGAACGACCCGGTGGCCGATGAAGTGCGTTCGCTGCTCGACGGGCACATCGTGCTGTCGCGGCGCCTGGCCGAGCGCGGGCACTACCCGGCGGTGGACATCCTCGCCAGCCTCAGCCGGACCATGAGCAACGTGGTGGGAACCGAACAGCAGCACGGTGCCACACAGTTACGCCGGCTCATGGCGGCTTACCAGCAGGTGGAAATGCTCCTCAAGCTCGGTGAGTACCAGCCGGGCCATGACCCGTTGACCGACTGCGCCGTGGAATCACGTGCGCGCATCGAGGCCTTCCTGCAGCAATCGCTGCGCGATCCGGTGTCGCTCGACGAAACCCTGGACCACCTTCTACAGGTAACTGCCCATGTCCCACTCTGA
- the sctS gene encoding type III secretion system export apparatus subunit SctS: MDTLTLFKQAMLLVVTLSAPPLIVAVIVGVLTSLLQAVMQLQDQTLPFAIKLVAVGLALALTGRWIGVELIQLTQLAFSMIAQTRA, encoded by the coding sequence ATGGATACCTTGACCCTGTTCAAGCAGGCGATGCTGCTGGTGGTGACCCTGTCGGCGCCGCCGCTGATCGTCGCGGTGATCGTCGGCGTGCTGACCTCGCTGCTGCAGGCGGTGATGCAGTTGCAGGACCAGACCCTGCCGTTCGCGATCAAGCTGGTGGCGGTCGGCCTGGCGCTGGCGCTGACCGGGCGCTGGATCGGCGTGGAGCTGATCCAGCTGACCCAGCTGGCCTTCAGCATGATCGCGCAGACGAGGGCCTGA
- the sctU gene encoding type III secretion system export apparatus subunit SctU, translating into MSEKTEEPTQKKLADARKKGQVGQSQDVPKLLIFAALLEMILGLASGGIGKLEALVLLPLQQLGRPFGAGVGEVLSKAGWDLLMFMLPVLGIAVAMRLAGGWVQFGPLFAPEALKLDFERLNPLNQFKQMFSSRQLFNLFNSLCKAVLIGVLLYLVLPPALGDLIGLANTDLDTYWQAMISLFSRLSRTCLGVLLVLAAIDFALQKYFFIKGQRMSHEDVRKEFKEMEGDPHMKSHRKSVARELTQQPANAAPAKAPVEEADLLLVNPTHYAVALFYRPQQTPLPRIICKGHDAEARDLIMRARQSGVPVIRFVWLARTLYRSEVGHFIPRETLQAVAQVYRLLRELDEHARSEVIEMPGTAY; encoded by the coding sequence ATGAGCGAAAAAACCGAAGAACCCACGCAGAAAAAGCTGGCTGATGCGCGCAAGAAAGGCCAGGTTGGACAGAGCCAGGACGTGCCCAAGCTGCTGATCTTCGCGGCCCTGCTGGAGATGATCCTGGGCCTGGCCAGCGGCGGTATCGGCAAACTCGAAGCCCTGGTGCTGCTGCCCCTGCAGCAACTGGGCCGGCCCTTCGGCGCGGGTGTCGGCGAGGTGCTGAGCAAGGCCGGCTGGGACCTGTTGATGTTCATGCTGCCGGTGCTGGGGATCGCCGTGGCCATGCGCCTGGCCGGTGGCTGGGTGCAGTTCGGGCCGCTGTTCGCCCCCGAAGCCCTGAAGCTGGACTTCGAACGCCTCAACCCGCTGAACCAGTTCAAGCAGATGTTTTCCTCGCGCCAGCTGTTCAACCTGTTCAACAGCCTGTGCAAGGCGGTGCTGATTGGCGTGTTGCTCTACCTGGTGCTGCCGCCGGCGCTGGGCGACCTGATCGGCCTGGCCAACACCGACCTCGATACCTACTGGCAGGCGATGATCAGTCTGTTCAGCCGCCTGTCACGCACCTGCCTGGGCGTGCTGCTGGTGTTGGCGGCGATCGACTTCGCCCTGCAGAAGTACTTCTTCATCAAGGGCCAGCGCATGAGCCACGAGGACGTGCGCAAGGAGTTCAAGGAGATGGAAGGCGACCCGCACATGAAGTCGCACCGCAAATCCGTCGCCCGCGAACTGACCCAGCAGCCGGCCAATGCCGCCCCGGCCAAGGCGCCGGTGGAGGAAGCCGACCTGCTGCTGGTCAACCCGACTCACTACGCCGTGGCGCTGTTCTATCGCCCCCAACAGACTCCCCTGCCACGGATCATCTGCAAGGGCCACGATGCCGAGGCGCGGGACCTGATCATGCGCGCGCGGCAAAGCGGCGTGCCGGTGATCCGCTTCGTCTGGCTGGCGCGTACCCTGTATCGCAGCGAAGTCGGTCACTTCATCCCACGCGAGACCCTGCAGGCCGTGGCCCAGGTCTACCGGTTACTGCGCGAGCTCGACGAGCACGCCCGTTCGGAGGTGATCGAGATGCCCGGCACAGCCTACTGA
- a CDS encoding FliM/FliN family flagellar motor switch protein → MALHALQLRTMSLAEAQVRERLGAGLCLRLSPPHTTTLHLRLAPGPVDLAPRTAIESACGAFWLDDALALLSRLSECPAILAGTPENGDWYWPLYNHYLAPELQALLSPLRVSGASPATGLDCLLELRDDDGQRQAHRARIPARTLLALLDHPHWQVPRQTPGTAQWRLRLPLLLGHCPLTLGQLHGLRPGDVLLVEQPLFSPTGDGSLQLGTCRLHLQQLPGTTLRFTLTELEAPSMNASLDHFAFTDHEPLNPVASPYPSDVGELSEPEGDLSRFDDLPLALTLRAGSLNLSLGQLRNLGVGSVLTFSGCVPGQATLCQGERPLAHGELVEIDGRLGLQITRLEPRQ, encoded by the coding sequence ATGGCCCTGCACGCGCTGCAACTGCGCACCATGTCACTCGCCGAAGCCCAGGTCCGCGAACGCCTGGGGGCTGGGCTGTGCCTGAGGCTGTCGCCACCGCACACCACCACCCTGCACCTGCGCCTGGCGCCCGGCCCTGTCGACCTGGCACCCCGCACGGCCATCGAGAGTGCCTGCGGGGCCTTCTGGCTGGACGATGCCCTGGCCCTGCTCAGCCGACTGTCCGAGTGCCCGGCGATCCTCGCTGGCACACCGGAGAACGGCGACTGGTACTGGCCGCTGTACAACCACTACCTGGCCCCGGAGCTGCAAGCGCTGCTCAGTCCGCTACGGGTGAGCGGTGCCTCGCCGGCCACGGGGCTGGACTGCCTGCTGGAACTGCGCGACGACGACGGACAACGGCAAGCCCACCGGGCGCGAATACCCGCCCGGACCCTGCTCGCCCTGCTGGATCATCCCCACTGGCAGGTGCCGAGGCAAACACCTGGCACGGCGCAATGGAGGCTGCGCCTGCCATTGCTGCTGGGACATTGCCCGCTGACCCTGGGCCAACTGCACGGCCTGCGCCCGGGCGATGTCCTGCTGGTCGAGCAGCCGCTGTTCTCCCCCACGGGTGACGGCAGCCTGCAGCTCGGCACGTGCCGCCTGCACCTGCAACAACTGCCGGGGACCACCCTGCGCTTTACTCTCACCGAACTGGAAGCTCCCAGCATGAATGCCTCCCTCGATCACTTCGCCTTCACCGACCACGAACCTCTGAACCCAGTGGCCTCGCCCTACCCGTCCGACGTCGGTGAGCTATCGGAGCCGGAGGGCGACCTCAGCCGTTTCGACGACCTGCCACTGGCCCTGACCCTGCGCGCCGGCAGCCTGAACCTGAGCCTTGGCCAGTTGCGCAACCTCGGCGTCGGCTCGGTGCTGACCTTCAGCGGTTGCGTCCCGGGCCAGGCCACCCTGTGCCAGGGCGAGCGGCCCCTGGCCCATGGCGAGCTGGTGGAAATCGACGGCCGCCTGGGGTTGCAGATCACCCGCCTGGAGCCGCGCCAGTGA
- the sctV gene encoding type III secretion system export apparatus subunit SctV: protein MNRLIHSLNRLALAVMRRTEIVGAVMVMAIVFMMILPLPTALVDVLIALNICISSLLIVLAMYLPRPLAFSTFPAVLLLTTMFRLSLSIATTRLILLQQDAGHIVEAFGSFVVGGNLAVGLVIFLILTIVNFLVITKGSERVAEVAARFTLDAMPGKQMSIDSDLRANLITVREARQRREQLSKESQLFGAMDGAMKFVKGDAIAGLVIVFINLIGGFSIGILQNGMEAADAMHLYSVLTIGDGLIAQIPALLISLTAGMIITRVAPDSQAGDANIGHEIAEQLTSQPKAWVFSSLGMLGFAAIPGMPSLVFVSISLVCLFSGLIQLWRIRQKQIQQDHAGAARNAAPELNGHEDIRRFNPSRPYLLQFHPAHQGSKALERLLQGIRQRRNSLVHQFGLTLPSFELEFSPHCAEDEFRFCVYEVPLIHATFAERMAVHRRQSGELHDGEPGRVERAEHEWIWFDPGHALLRMSSVDPVSAEELILERMSRAFQATGPQFIGLQESKAILGWLESEQPELAQELQRTLPLARFAAVLQRLSAELVSLRSVRPIAETLIEQGQHERDLNALTDYVRIALKAQICHQHAEQGVLNAWLVTPETEVLLRDALRQSQHEAYFALEPEVGGALLEQLREAFPLRARPAPVLLVAQDLRSPLHGLLDEEFNHVPVLSFAELLSSVQVQVLGRIDLQEAQAMLA from the coding sequence ATGAACCGCCTGATCCACAGCCTCAACCGCCTGGCCCTGGCGGTGATGCGGCGTACCGAGATCGTCGGCGCGGTGATGGTCATGGCGATCGTGTTCATGATGATCCTGCCGCTGCCCACCGCGTTGGTGGACGTACTGATCGCCCTGAACATCTGCATTTCCTCGCTGCTGATCGTCCTCGCCATGTACCTGCCGCGGCCCCTGGCGTTCTCGACCTTCCCGGCGGTATTGCTGCTGACCACCATGTTCCGCCTGTCGCTGTCGATCGCCACCACGCGACTGATCCTGCTGCAGCAGGACGCCGGGCATATCGTCGAGGCGTTCGGCAGCTTCGTCGTCGGTGGCAACCTGGCGGTGGGCCTGGTGATCTTCCTGATCCTGACCATCGTCAACTTCCTGGTGATCACCAAGGGCTCGGAACGGGTCGCGGAAGTCGCTGCACGCTTCACCCTGGATGCCATGCCCGGCAAGCAGATGTCCATCGACAGCGACCTGCGGGCCAACCTGATCACGGTGCGCGAGGCCCGCCAGCGGCGCGAACAGTTGTCCAAGGAAAGCCAGCTGTTCGGCGCCATGGACGGCGCCATGAAATTCGTCAAGGGCGATGCCATCGCCGGCCTGGTGATCGTGTTCATCAACCTGATCGGCGGCTTTTCCATCGGTATCCTGCAAAACGGCATGGAAGCGGCCGACGCCATGCACCTGTACTCGGTACTGACCATCGGTGACGGCCTGATCGCGCAGATCCCGGCACTGCTGATCTCCCTCACCGCGGGCATGATCATCACCCGCGTGGCCCCGGACAGCCAGGCCGGCGACGCCAACATCGGCCACGAAATCGCCGAGCAGTTGACCAGCCAGCCCAAGGCCTGGGTGTTTTCCTCGCTGGGCATGCTCGGTTTCGCGGCGATCCCCGGCATGCCCAGCCTGGTGTTCGTCAGCATCAGCCTGGTGTGCCTGTTCAGTGGCCTGATCCAGCTCTGGCGCATCCGCCAGAAACAGATCCAGCAGGACCACGCCGGCGCCGCGCGCAACGCCGCTCCGGAACTCAACGGCCACGAGGACATCCGCCGGTTCAATCCCTCGCGCCCCTATCTGCTGCAGTTTCACCCTGCTCACCAGGGCAGCAAGGCCCTGGAACGCCTGCTGCAGGGCATCCGCCAGCGGCGCAATAGCCTGGTGCACCAGTTCGGCCTGACCCTGCCATCCTTCGAGCTGGAGTTCAGCCCGCACTGCGCCGAAGACGAGTTCCGCTTCTGCGTCTACGAGGTACCGCTGATCCATGCCACCTTTGCCGAGCGCATGGCCGTGCACAGGCGCCAGAGCGGCGAATTGCATGACGGCGAGCCCGGGCGCGTCGAGCGTGCCGAACACGAATGGATCTGGTTTGACCCCGGGCATGCGCTGCTGCGCATGAGCAGTGTCGACCCGGTCAGCGCCGAGGAACTGATCCTGGAGCGCATGAGCCGGGCGTTCCAGGCGACCGGGCCTCAGTTCATCGGCCTGCAGGAAAGCAAGGCGATTCTCGGCTGGCTGGAAAGCGAGCAGCCGGAACTGGCCCAGGAGCTGCAGCGGACCCTGCCGCTGGCCCGCTTTGCCGCCGTGCTGCAGCGACTTTCCGCCGAGCTGGTGTCACTGCGCTCGGTACGCCCGATCGCCGAAACGCTGATCGAGCAGGGCCAGCACGAACGCGACCTGAATGCCCTGACCGACTACGTGCGCATCGCCCTCAAGGCGCAGATCTGCCACCAGCATGCCGAGCAGGGCGTGCTCAATGCCTGGCTGGTCACCCCCGAGACCGAAGTCCTGCTGCGCGACGCCCTGCGCCAGAGCCAGCACGAGGCCTATTTCGCCCTCGAACCGGAAGTCGGCGGCGCGCTGCTCGAACAACTGCGCGAAGCCTTCCCGCTGCGGGCCAGGCCGGCGCCGGTGCTGCTGGTCGCCCAGGACCTGCGCAGCCCGCTGCACGGCCTGCTCGACGAAGAATTCAACCACGTCCCGGTGCTGTCCTTTGCCGAGCTGCTGTCCAGCGTGCAAGTGCAGGTACTGGGGCGAATCGACCTGCAAGAGGCACAGGCCATGCTGGCCTGA
- the sctT gene encoding type III secretion system export apparatus subunit SctT — translation MFQALFGNISELIIALTIGMARLYPCLFLIPAFAFREIKGMLRHAIVLALALVPMPTIRASLSARDLGWLDLSGLMLKESLIGLLLGLLLAMPFWLFESVGCLFDNQRGALIGGQINPALGDNTSELGHMFKQVLILLLVLGGGYSSLTQVIWDSYAVWPASHWLPMPATDGWDLYLKLLASTFRSMVLFAAPLVGLLLLIEFGLAILSLYSPQLQVSTLAMPAKSLIGLGFLVLYLPMLCWLGNGQLSQLGDLRHLLPLLLRPGS, via the coding sequence ATGTTCCAGGCCCTGTTTGGCAACATCTCCGAGCTGATCATCGCCCTGACCATCGGCATGGCCCGCCTCTACCCCTGCCTGTTCCTGATCCCGGCCTTCGCCTTTCGCGAGATCAAGGGCATGTTGCGCCATGCGATCGTCCTGGCCCTGGCCCTGGTACCGATGCCGACGATCCGCGCCAGCCTCAGCGCCCGCGACCTCGGCTGGCTGGACCTGAGCGGGCTGATGCTCAAGGAAAGCCTGATCGGCCTGCTCCTGGGCCTGCTGCTGGCCATGCCGTTCTGGCTGTTCGAGTCGGTGGGCTGCCTGTTCGACAACCAGCGCGGCGCGCTGATCGGCGGGCAGATCAACCCGGCGCTGGGTGACAACACCTCGGAGCTGGGACACATGTTCAAGCAGGTGCTGATCCTCCTGCTGGTGCTCGGTGGTGGCTACTCGAGCCTCACCCAGGTGATCTGGGACAGCTATGCCGTATGGCCGGCCAGCCACTGGCTGCCGATGCCGGCTACCGACGGCTGGGACCTGTACCTCAAGCTGCTGGCCAGCACCTTTCGCAGCATGGTGCTGTTTGCCGCGCCACTGGTGGGGCTGTTGCTGCTGATCGAGTTCGGCCTGGCGATCCTCAGCCTGTACAGCCCGCAGTTGCAGGTCTCGACCCTGGCGATGCCGGCCAAGAGCCTGATCGGCCTAGGCTTCCTGGTGCTCTACCTGCCGATGCTGTGCTGGCTCGGCAACGGCCAGTTGAGCCAATTGGGCGATCTTCGCCACCTGCTGCCGCTGTTGCTGCGGCCCGGCTCCTGA